DNA from Triticum aestivum cultivar Chinese Spring chromosome 7D, IWGSC CS RefSeq v2.1, whole genome shotgun sequence:
GTCGGTGGAGTACGCAGACTTGGAGTTGTCGCCGTTGCCGCTACCGTCGTCGTCGCCGTAGATTCCGCCTGCCGCGCCGCTACATAAGCACGGGaggtctccgccgccgtcgacgccctcgccgccgcctgccGGAGTCACCGACGCCATAACCGCTCAGGAGACCTAGGGTTCGAGGGGAGAGGTGCGAGGGACGGCTGGACGAACCGGTTCAATGGAACCGGGCTAAGAGCGACCGAGCCGGACTCGTCCTCGTCAGCACGCGGGCACGCGCCGATTGGCCAGCGTGGCACCTCACAGGTGGGCCCGACCGGTCAGTTTCGGCGTCAATATGTATAAACACACGGTTTAGCTCTATTTGCAACGGCTCGCCCCCAGAGTTGGTACTGACATGCGAAAATTACCAAACTTGATACCAATCTACACGTTCGGCCTCAATTGTGGTACTTCCATATCATTAACTACTTCCTCTGTAATGTCGAAAAAAAGAAAACGTCAAGGCTGTAGCTAAAGTAAATTCAGCTTTCAAACCTCCCGCAAGAAACGCTGCTGCAGTTTCGCGCCAGAAAGAAGTGAACGACTACAAGTGCTTGGACCAAACGCACGGCAGTGCTCCCTCCAATTTGCGACGCGCGATCACCGCATCGCGCACTGGCCTGTAGAAACGGAGACCTTGACTCAGCTAAACATTCCACATTTAGGTGAGCTTGTTTATAGCTCACCAATGGAACCGCGCGCGCTTGTAGGATCAGGGGGGACGAGAGGTGCGCGTCCGAGGCCTCCTATATAAGTTCACCGTCTGTCCTTGCGATGATGTCCACACAGTCACACAACACACCGCATACATTCCAAGCTCTATCGCCTACAATGGCGAACTGTAGGGCCTTCGCGCAGGTGCTCCTCTTCTTCGCCTTGTCCTGCCAAGCCGCCGCCACCTACGCGCCGGTGCCTGCCAAGGAGGACTTCCTCGGATGCCTCATGAAGGAGATACCGGCCCGCCTCCTCTACGCCAAGAGCTCGCCTGACTACCCCACCGTGCTGGCGCAGACCATCAGGAACTCGCGGTGGTCGACGCAGCAGAACGTGAAGCCGCTGTACATCATCACCCCCACCAACGCCTCCCACATCCAATCCGCGGTGGTGTGCGGCCGCCGGCACGGCGTCCGCCTCCGCGTGCGGAGCGGCGGCCACGACTACGAGGGCCTGTCGTACCGGTCCGAGAAACCCGAGACGTTCGCCGTCGTCGACCTCAACAAGATGCGGGCAGTGGTTGTCGACGGCTACGCCCGCACGGCGTGGGTCGAATCCGGCGCGCAGCTCGGCGAGCTCTACTACGCCATCGCGAAGAACAGCCCCGTGCTCGCGTTCCCGGCCGGCGTCTGCCCGTCCATCGGCGTCGGCGGCAACTTCGCAGGCGGCGGCTTCGGCATGCTGCTGCGCAAGTACGGCATCGCCGCCGAGAACGTCATCGACGTCAAGGTGGTCGACCCCGACGGCAAGCTGCTCGACAAGAGCTCCATGAGCGCGGACCACTTCTGGGCCGTCaggggcggcggcggagagagCTTCGGCATCGTCGTCTCGTGGCAGGTGAAGCTCATGCCAGTGCCTCCCACCGTCACCGTGTTTAAGATCCCCAAGACGGTGCAAGAAGGCGCCGTAGACCTCGTCAACAAGTGGCAGCTGGTCGGGCCGGCACTTCCCGGCGACCTCATGATCCGCGTCATCGCTGCCGGGAACACGGCGACGTTCGAGGCCTTGTACCTGGGCACCTGCAAAACCCTGACGCCGCTGATGAGCAGCCAATTCCCCGAGCTTGGCATGAACCCCTATCACTGCAACGAGATGCCCTGGATCAAGTCCGTCCCCTTCATCCACCTCGGCAAACAGGCTGGCCTGGACGACCTCCTCAACCGGAACAACACCTTCAAGCCCTTCGCCGAATACAAGTCGGACTACGTGTACCAGCCCTTCCCCAAGCCCGTGTGGGAGCAGATCTTCGGCTGGCTCGCGAAGCCCGGCGCGGGGATCATGATCATGGACCCCTACGGCGCCACCATCAGCGCCACCCCCGAAGCGGCGACGCCGTTCCCTCACCGCCAGGGCGTCCTCTTCAACATCCAGTATGTCAACTACTGGTTCGCCGAGCCAGCCGGCGCCGCGCCGCTGCAGTGGAGCAAGGACATTTACAATTTCATGGAGCCGTACGTGAGCAAGAACCCCAGGCAGGCGTACGCCAACTACAGGGACATCGACCTCGGCAGGAATGAGGTGGTGAACGACATCTCAACCTACAGCAGCGGCAAGGTGTGGGGCGAGAAGTACTTCAAGAGCAACTTCCAAAGGCTCGCCATTACCAAGGGCAAGGTAGATCCTCAGGACTACTTCAGGAATGAGCAAAGCATCCCGCCGCTGATCGAGAAGTACTGATCGAGGACCTTGCATGGAGATTTAGTGCGTGGTTGGCGTTTCACATGCCCAACTAGTAGAATAAGGATCGCGCGTAGGTGTTTTTCTGTTACTACTTCTCTATGTACCCTGCTCACTGCATTTACTTCGTAGTGAATAAATGATGAAGCTTGTGCCCTCTACGAGTTTATTCTTGTGATCATTAAAATTTCCATTGAATGTTTTCTGAGACCCCACTACAGTAAATCATAAAGTTGCCTAGTGTCGGGATATAAACCGAGTGTCATTTCATGGGTATTCGGTTTATACAAATGTAAATCGAGCACCAAACCTTAAAGAGCACGGCAGAAATATTTCACAGATATTCGTTTCATACAAGTGTAAGCCGAGCACAAAACCTTAAAGAGCACGACACAAATATTGACGCCGGCCCAGAGTGGACGCGACTTCTCACTGCGCCGACATTGAAGCAGCACGCCGGCCAAGAGCGCCGGCCATGATCATGATCCCCGCCCGACCATGGCCGGCCTCCCACATCCCACCGAGATGAGCAAGCTCCACAAgttttttcttccctttttctatATTTTTTATGAATAATATGCATGTGGATCCaaatagctagctatatatgttaaaATTGTCGGGATTGCTAAAACTCAGCTAGCTGAGATTTAGTTTGGTCTCATTCACATGCACAACCATTGGATAAAAAGCACACACTGTGATACGTGTAGATGTCCTTGGTctgtttctttttttgttgttcATTCATTGTCGCGCTGCTGGCCCATTGCGGCCCGTCACGTTCTCCTATCGTTGATCCAAGAAGTGGAAGCGATGCTACCTTGTCTTTTTTTACCGGATTGACGCTGCCTTGTTTTCCTTTTTAATGTTGAACCACTGTATGTGTATCAGGTCATGGGGGTTTTCTGCTTTGTTTTTGTTCAACATATTtatttttcgctttttcatttttatatttttggttttcTATTTGCAgcattttatttttaaattttgtaTTCCACTTTTTATTAATCTTATCTTTTTCAtggtttttctctttttttctaatGACATCAAAGCGAAGCCTTCCTTTTGATGGAAATATTTTTTCCCTGAGTTGTTTAGTCAAAAAGAATCATATGACCAAAGTTATTACGGTTTTATTATTTCTCAGCTAGATAAGAAATAGTTGTGCCTCATTCATGACATGAACGTCTGATCAAGGCACACAGAGATTCGTGTGGATGGCTGAAAATGGCGTGCACGAGTGGTGCACTCGACATGGGTACGGCCCGTTTCGTGCTTTTTTGGGCATGGGCATGCGTCACTAGGCTTATAGGCCCATTTCatgctttttgttgttgttttgttttcttttttatatttttttcttataTCAACATTTAATTTTTTTGTCTTCttgttttctcttctttcattTCTTGATTTTTTTACATTCTACATTTTGTAAGCAATTTCCAACCTATAACAACAAAAATTGCGAACTAATTGGCAACCTATAACTTGTGAGAGTTATTTTACGTTTGATTCCTTACACTTTTATTACTTTTTCCTTTTCTCCTTTTGTTTCTTATTTTCAACGGTTTTGCTAAATCGCAGCCAGCTAAGTTGCAATTGCATGAGTACAAAAGCGACTGCAACTGAGTTCAGGATGGTGGTTGTCGGGCTAGTTGCATGTCCAACACTAGACATGTAACCGTAAACATTGTAAACCGACTGCAATTGCATTGGGTACAAAGCGACTGTAATTGAGGTCGGGACATGGGTTCTCGGGCCAGTTGCATCTCCACCACTAGACATGCAATTGCAAGCGTCGTAAGCTGACTGCAACTGCATAGAACACAAAGCGGCTGCACTGGGTCGGGGAGGGGGTTGTCGGGGCCAGTTGCATCTCCAACACtagacatgcaactgcaagtgGTGTAACCCCACTACAACTGCATGTGCGCAAAGCAACTGGAACTGGGTCGGGAGGGGGTTGACAGGCCAGTTGCATGTACACCACTAGACATGCgattgtgaaagcacaagtgctccctaggtgattttggtaattaatgtcaacatatctcttgttggactaattgTTTTATCTAGGATGTTTCAGATAAGTTTAACAATGGCGTGGCAAGGACAAGAGTATGTGGAACctcttcaaaatgctaaggacaaagatcggcaaaagctcaagactcttcatttctattttagtgatccaagatcacatcgagtccataggaaagccaatactattaagaggggatgaggtgttgtttaatggcttacttgctcaagtgcttagtgatattgctccaaaatcctcagccactttctccgcccaaatatgtcaaaaccctaatcTCCAActcggcaccaccgagttcatatgacatagccacagccagaaaccctaacagttcggtgtcaccgatacggatctcggtttcaccgagatggccttgccaactcccTGTTAtcagttgcaattatttcggtctcaccgaaatagcaatcggtctcaccgagatggcttgaccAGCTATCTGTTgtcttattgcttcactttggtctcaccgagttgatgcaatcggtgccaccaagacgcggtttgccctaagccctagcacatcggtcccaccgagttgttctagTCTGTTCCACCGAGGTTCCTAACGTTCACACTTTTGAACTGATCGGTGCCACCGCGTtcaaccattcggtcccaccgagatgagtcaaatgtgtgtaacggttggattttatgtggaggctatatataccccttcacccccttctccatttgtgagagagtcgtgcctacacttccaccattcattttctgagagagaaccacctactcatgtgttgagatcaagagattccattcctaccatttgaaccttgatttctagccttccccaagttgctttccactcaaatctttcttccaccatagccaaatctaagagagagagagttgagtgttggggagtgatacgtctccaacgtatctataatttatgaagtattcatgctgttattttatcattcttggatgttttacaatcattttatagcaactttatatcattttttgggactaacctattgacccagtgccaagtgccagttgctatttttttgcttgttttttacatcgcatgaaatcaataccaaacggagtccaaacacaacgaaactccacggggattttttatggaccagaaggaacccaatgggccagagctgcacctgggggtgccccgaggggggcacaacccaccagggcgcgccaggcccccctggcgcgcccaggtgggttgtgcccaccccggtggcctcccgcatcccctctttgcactataaattcccaaatattccgaaacccatcagggttaacctagatcagaagttccgccctcgcaaggtctctgtatccacgaaaaccaatctagaccccgttccggcaccctgccggaggggggaatcatctccggtggccatcttcatcatcccggcggccaccacaataaggagggagtagtccaccctcggggctgagggtttgtaccagtagctatgtgtttaatctctctctctctctctctctctctcgtgatctatatcatgggctttgttaatatagtcggatcgtatgatgtttctcccctctatactcttgttgtgatgaattgagtctttaccctttgaagttttgtcttgtcggattgaatattcagagaatagaacacatgatatatgtcttgcagtatgaatacttgaggtgacaattggggtatcatattgattcacttgatatgtgtcatggcattcaactcgcggattcctgcggtgatattggggtaatctatgcataggggttgatgcacgtttttattaagcatccccaagcttgtggctttgcatatcaatagcatcatgggtattcaaagaattcatactaacaacattgcactcatgctcatcattcacatattttatgccaagcattctatgtaattcttcttctagtacttgagcacaattttccttcccatcattttcacgaaagacattaaaaggatgaagcatatgaggcaaccttaattccattttttggtagttttcttttatagactaaactagtgataaaacaagaaactaaaagattcgattgcaagatctaaagatataccttcaagcgctaacctccccggcaacggcgccagaaattgcttgatgtctaccacgcaaccttcttcttgtagacgttgttgggcctccaagtgcagaggtttgcaggaaaatagcaaatttccctcaagtggatgacctaaggtttatcaatccgtgggaggcgtaggatgaagatggtctctctcaagcaaccctgcaaccaaataacaaagagtctcttgtgtccccaacacacccaatacaatggtaaattgtataggtgcactagttcggcgaagagaaggtgatacaagtgcaatatggatgatagatatgagtatttgtaatctgaaaatataaaaacagcaaggtatcaagcgataaaagtgagcataaacggtattgcaatgctaggaaacaaggcctagggttcatactttcactagtgcaagttctctcaacaataataacataattggatcatataacaatccctcaacatgcaacaaagagtcactccaaagtcactaatagcggagaacaaacgaagagattattgtagggtacgaaaccacctcaaagttattctttctgatcgatctattcaagagtccgtagtaaaataacacgaagctattctttctgttcgatctatcctagagttcatactagaataacaccttaagacacaaatcaaccaaaaccctaatgtcacctagatactccaatgtcaccacaagtatccgtgggtatgattatacgatatgcatcacacaatctcagattcatctattcaaccaacacaaagaacttcaaagagtgccccaaagtttctaccggagagtcaagatgaaaacgtgtgccaacccctatgcataagttcacaaggtcactgaactcgcaagttgatcaccaaaacatacatcaactcttttactctaggggcttcttttggtccataaaaaatcatcaaaaattgtcacgtcaattggactccgtttggtattccttttctgtaaaactcaaaaacaaggaaaaaacagaaactggcactaggctctaggttaataggttagtcccaaaaatcatataaaatagcatataaatgcatataaaacatctaagatggataatataatagcatgaatacttcataaattatagatacgttggagacgtatcagtgatacatccactattttggaagaggtttcaactgACTATGGCAATAAAGTTGctttctatgatgattattatgatggcATTTAtgccatagagagtaatgaattttCTAtgtttgtggatcatgaaaag
Protein-coding regions in this window:
- the LOC123166878 gene encoding berberine bridge enzyme-like Cyn d 4, which gives rise to MMSTQSHNTPHTFQALSPTMANCRAFAQVLLFFALSCQAAATYAPVPAKEDFLGCLMKEIPARLLYAKSSPDYPTVLAQTIRNSRWSTQQNVKPLYIITPTNASHIQSAVVCGRRHGVRLRVRSGGHDYEGLSYRSEKPETFAVVDLNKMRAVVVDGYARTAWVESGAQLGELYYAIAKNSPVLAFPAGVCPSIGVGGNFAGGGFGMLLRKYGIAAENVIDVKVVDPDGKLLDKSSMSADHFWAVRGGGGESFGIVVSWQVKLMPVPPTVTVFKIPKTVQEGAVDLVNKWQLVGPALPGDLMIRVIAAGNTATFEALYLGTCKTLTPLMSSQFPELGMNPYHCNEMPWIKSVPFIHLGKQAGLDDLLNRNNTFKPFAEYKSDYVYQPFPKPVWEQIFGWLAKPGAGIMIMDPYGATISATPEAATPFPHRQGVLFNIQYVNYWFAEPAGAAPLQWSKDIYNFMEPYVSKNPRQAYANYRDIDLGRNEVVNDISTYSSGKVWGEKYFKSNFQRLAITKGKVDPQDYFRNEQSIPPLIEKY